CCTCGCGGGACAGGAGCTCGGAATCGACGATCTCGCGTTCGACCAGGTCCGTGTCGACTACCTCGCTCTCGATCGTGTCCCGCTCGACGACCTCGGTCTCGACGACCTGCGTCTCGACGATTTCGGTCGTCACCGTCTCGCCCTGACGGAGTTGTTGCTCCATTTCGTCCCGACCGAGGTCGGCCCGTTCGAACGCGTGCTCGCGCTCGACGATCTCGAAGAAGCCCATTTCATCGCCGGCGGGTTCCTCCTCGTGATAGACGAAGACGAGGTCGTCGTCTTCGAACCGCTGCTCGAACTCGTCCCAGGTGTACTCCTCGTGGTGCTCGCCCATCTCGTCGCGGCGAGCGAAGGAGTGACCGTGGTCCTCGCTGTCTTGGACTCTGACCGGAACGGCGTCGCGAGAATCGGCCCACTCTCGGATTCGCTCGGGATCGGTAGTCATCCGTCGCTGATCGGGCGCGTCCGCGTCGTTCGAGGGTGTATCGTTTGCCATCTCGCCAGGTATTGGGACCGAGCCGTACTTCAGTCGATAGGGTCATTCCGTCGGAACAGTGTCTCATTTCTCGGGACCCCTCTGTCGGCCGGCACGGGCCGGCCCGTAATCCGTTGTTTCCCTCTCGGGTGGTGACTGTTTCACGGATCGAGTAGCCTGTAGTCGACTGTTACCACAGAAAGTAGTTCAGCGAGTCGGTCAATAGCCGGTCACTCTGCACCGCCGCGCCACGAGCGGCGACGATCGACGGCGGTTGTGGTCACTCCGACTCGTACTCGGCCCAGATGTACCGCGTCGCGACGCTCCGATAGGGTCGCCAGGGTTCGGCGATCTCGCGCATCTCCGCGCGAGTCAGTTCGTCGCCGTCCGCGTACAGTTGCTCGATACCGCGACGAACGGCGAGGTCGCCGAGGGGAAGCACGTCCGGTCGCTCGAGGACGAACATGAGGTACATGCGGGCGGTCCACGCGCCGATCCCCTTGATGTCGGTGAGGAGATCGACGACCTCGTCGTCGGAGTACGAGGCCAGTCCGCTCTTCGTGTAATCGTTCTCCCGAAACGCGTCCGCGGCGTTCCGGATGTACTCGACCTTGCTTCGGGAGAGCCCCGCATCTCGGAGCGCCGCCTCGTCCGCGGCGAGGACGGAGGCCGGCGTCACGTCGCCCTCGAGGACGTCGAAGACGCGCTCTCGGACGGCAGCCGCGCTCGCCGTCGACAACTGCTGGTTGATGATCGTAATGCAGAGTCGCTCGTACTCGTTCCAGTCGCGTTCGGCGTAGGGATCGTGTCGGTCGACGAGACCCGCCATAACGGGATCCTCTCGGAGAACGGAGTGTGCCTCTTCTCTCATGTAAAGGGGTGGATACGGGAGTAGGGGGCCGAGAACGCATATGCGTCTCGGTAGCGGCACCCGGTCGGACCGGGACCGCTCACTCGAGGTGGTGGTAGTCGAGTTCGTATCCTTCCTCGAGCGCCTCGCGAACGGCCGGACTGGGTTCGGCGACGCCGCGCCGGCTGATCGAGAGCCCGCTCGTGCCGGCCGCGTGGACGAGGTTGACTCGCCAGTCGGACTCGGTCTCGGGGTAGTCCGTCCGGTAGTGAGCGCCGCGGGATTCGGTACGCTCGAGGGCCGCCCGGAGCATCGCCTCGGCGACGGTGAGGCTCGCCGAGAGGTCCACGGCGTACTCGAGGGGCTTCGAGGTGAGCCCGCCCTCCACGCGGAGGTCGGCCGTTCGGCCCCGAAGCTGCTCGAGCGCTGCGAGCCCCTCCCGGAGTCCCGCCTCGTCGCGGAGGATACCGGCGTGGTCCCACAGCAGGTCGCCGAGGTCCTCGAGGAGTTCCGTCGGCGTGACGGCCCCGTCAGATGTGGCGAGTTCGCCGAGGGACCGAAACTCCCGTTCGGCTAGCGCACGCTGACTGTCGGTAACCGTGGGATCCTCGTCGCCGGCGGTCACCGCATCCGCGACGTGGTCGCCGACGAGTTTCCCGATCGCGACGGTTTCGGCCAGCGAGTTCCCGCCGAGGCGGTTCGCGCCGTGGACGCCTGCAACCGTCTCACCGACTCCGTAGAGCCCATCGACGCCGGTTTCGCCCGTTCGGAAGTCGATATCGACACCGCCCATCGTGTAGTGGGCCGTCGGCGCGACTACCATCGGTTCCTCGGTGATGTCGACTCCGAGGGACTCGAAGCGTTCGACCATCGACGGCAACCGCTCGCGGACGTACTCGGCATCCCGATGGGAAACGTCGAGATAGACGCCGCCATCGTCGGTGCCTCGACCCTCGCGGACTTCCTGCGCGATGGCTCGCGCGACGACGTCGCGCGCGTCGAGTTCCATCTGGTCGGGCGAGTACCGCTCCATGAACCGCTCACCCTCCGAATTGTAGAGCCGACCGCCCTCGCCGCGGACCGCCTCGGTGACCAGCCGGCCGTCCCACTCCTCGCCGTAGCGTTCGCCGACCATCCCCGTCGGGTGGAACTGGACGAACTCGAGGTCCAGCAAGCGCGCACCGGCCTCGAGCGCCAGCGCCTGTCCGTCACCGTTGTTCTCGTCGTCCCGCGAGGAGTGGCGGTGATAGAGCGCGGAGAACCCGCCCGCCGCGAGCACGACGTGGTTCGTCCGGAACAGCAGGCCCTCGCCGGTCTCCATGTCGAAGCCGACGGCCCCGTCGACGCGCTCGCCGTCGGCGAGCAGCCGGGTGATCATCACGTTCTCGCGGTAGGGGATCTCGAGGTCGCGAGCGCGACCGATCAGTGTCTCGAGCATGGCCTCGCCGGTCCGGTCGCCGACGAAACAGGTGCGGCGGTAGGACTGCGCGCCGAAGTACCGCTGGTTGATGTCGCCCTCGGCCGTTCGATCGAAGGACATCCCCCACTCGACGAGTTCGCGGATGCGATCGGGCATCTCCCGTGCGGTCAGCTCGACGGCGACGGGGTCGTTCAGCTGGTGCCCCTCGTTGAGGGTGTCCGCCGCGTGGATCGTCCAGTCGTCCTCGGGATCGAGCGAGCCGAGCGCGGCGTTGACGCCGCCGGCCGCCCACGTCGTGTGCGCGTCGCCGTGGTCGCGCTTGCCGATCACGAGCGGTTCGACGCCCGATTCGGCGAGTGCGATGGCCACGCGAGCGCCCGCCGCACCCGCCCCGACGACGAGCACGGGCGTCGTCACCACCTCGTACTCGAGTTCGTCGTCCGACGCGGGATCGCCCTCGGTCTCGATGCGGTTCTCGACGCCGGCGGTTGCTCGCGGGTGACTCGGCGCTCGGTGGTCGTCAGTTGCCGTTTCTCGGTTGTCGGACGGTGTTTTTGTCATCGAGTGGATATTAGCGACGAGCGCGTTTAGGTGTCGTCCCGAACGATGCAGAATGCGCGCTACAAGGGCTGAAATCGCCCTATAACGCAATATTTGGGGGAGGAGGGGAGTCAGAAAGACGTACTTCTACTGTCAGAATCAACTCAGTCTTCACGGCGCTCTGACTGTCACCACTAACGCGTCCGATCAGTCGATTCACACCCGCCGAGAGTCGTCCGTCGCCGTGATCCAGCGACGCTCCGATTCGTCGACGATCGATACCGGAATTCCACTCACACGGCGGCTCGATGCAGCCCGAGAGTTACAATTCGTCGGTGCCTTCCTCGAGTTCCCCGGGCGTCTCCGGTTCGATGTTCGCGAGACGCATGGCGTTGCCCGTCACGCCGAGACTCATCCCCATGTCGCCGACGACGACTGCGTGAATGATCGTCACGTAACCGAACGGCGTGCCGATCGCGAGGATCGCCTTGACCGCCAAGCTCGCCCAGATGTTCTGTCGAATGACGCCGTTCGCCGTGTTCGAGAGCCGATAGAGGTACGGCAGTCGCGTCAAGTCGTCGCCCATCAGCGCGACGTCGGCCGTCTCGAGCGCCGTATCGGTTCCCGCCGCGCCCATGGCGATCCCGACGCTGGCGGTCGCGAGGGCAGGGGCGTCGTTGATCCCGTCGCCGATCATGGCGACGTGACCGCCGTTGTCGTCCTCGTCGCCCTCTCCTTCGAGTCGCTTGATCCACTCGAGTTTCTCGTCGGGGAGCAACTCGGCGTGGTACTCGTCGATTCCGACCTGTTCGGCGATCGCGCGGGCGGTCCCCTCGTTGTCGCCGGTGAGCATCACGACGCGGACGCCCGCGTCCTGGAGGCTGGAGACTGCCCACTTCGCTTCGGGGCGGACGCGATCCGCGACGCCGATGACGCCAAGCGGACCGTCCTCGGTGCCGACGACCACGACGGTCTTCCCCTCGGCCTCGAGCGTCGGGATGACTTCGCTCAGTACGTCGAGACACCCGTCGCGTTCGCAGTCGGGCCGGGAGTCGGTGTCCGCCGATTCGAGGACCGTCCCGCCGTCGGTCGTTGCGTGGACGTGCTCGAGGTCCGCCAGCCCCTCGAAGAGGGCGGGTTTCCCGACGTAGTGGGTCTCGCCGTCGATATCGGCGCGGACGCCCTTGCCGGTGAGCGCATCGAACCCCGAGACGTCGGCGTCGTCCGCGTCGAGCCCCCGTTCCGCTGCGTAGCCGACGATCGCTCGGCCGATCGGGTGTTCGCTCCGGCGCTCGGCCGCGCTCGCTCGTCGGAGGACGTCGTCCTCGTCGGCCCCCTCGAGCGGAACGACGTCGGTCACCGACAGATCGCCTGTCGTGAGGGTCCCGGTCTTGTCGACCGCGAGCGTGTCGCTCTCGGCGACCGCCTCGAGATGACGACCGCCCTTGATGAGGACGCCGTTGCGCGCGGCGCTGGTGATGCCCGAGACGACGCTGACCGGGGTCGAGATGACGAACGCGCAGGGACAGGCGATGACCAGCAGGGTCAGCCCGCGCAGGAACCACGTGTTCCAGGACGCGTCGACCAGTAGCGGCGGGCCGGCGGCGACCGCGATCGCGAGTACGACGACGATCGGCGTGTAGACGCTCGCGAACCGGTCGACGAACTGCTCGCGTTTGGTCTGCTCGCGCTCGGCGTCCTCGAC
This portion of the Natrinema salinisoli genome encodes:
- a CDS encoding DNA-3-methyladenine glycosylase family protein; the protein is MREEAHSVLREDPVMAGLVDRHDPYAERDWNEYERLCITIINQQLSTASAAAVRERVFDVLEGDVTPASVLAADEAALRDAGLSRSKVEYIRNAADAFRENDYTKSGLASYSDDEVVDLLTDIKGIGAWTARMYLMFVLERPDVLPLGDLAVRRGIEQLYADGDELTRAEMREIAEPWRPYRSVATRYIWAEYESE
- a CDS encoding L-aspartate oxidase — translated: MTKTPSDNRETATDDHRAPSHPRATAGVENRIETEGDPASDDELEYEVVTTPVLVVGAGAAGARVAIALAESGVEPLVIGKRDHGDAHTTWAAGGVNAALGSLDPEDDWTIHAADTLNEGHQLNDPVAVELTAREMPDRIRELVEWGMSFDRTAEGDINQRYFGAQSYRRTCFVGDRTGEAMLETLIGRARDLEIPYRENVMITRLLADGERVDGAVGFDMETGEGLLFRTNHVVLAAGGFSALYHRHSSRDDENNGDGQALALEAGARLLDLEFVQFHPTGMVGERYGEEWDGRLVTEAVRGEGGRLYNSEGERFMERYSPDQMELDARDVVARAIAQEVREGRGTDDGGVYLDVSHRDAEYVRERLPSMVERFESLGVDITEEPMVVAPTAHYTMGGVDIDFRTGETGVDGLYGVGETVAGVHGANRLGGNSLAETVAIGKLVGDHVADAVTAGDEDPTVTDSQRALAEREFRSLGELATSDGAVTPTELLEDLGDLLWDHAGILRDEAGLREGLAALEQLRGRTADLRVEGGLTSKPLEYAVDLSASLTVAEAMLRAALERTESRGAHYRTDYPETESDWRVNLVHAAGTSGLSISRRGVAEPSPAVREALEEGYELDYHHLE
- a CDS encoding heavy metal translocating P-type ATPase translates to MSDSHPPTPPDSETDPESSSRTLELRIPDMDCPSCAGKVTKSVERLEGIDDLDPRVTSGRLVVEYDPTRTSEDAVRDRVRAAGYAIESAGTELSVSVPDMDCASCASKVENALEGVDGVTEIETRPTSGRVTVTVDAATDPETVVDAIGSAGYDATPISDGGDPMDADESVWQSRRAVVTGAGAVVVVLGMALEFVVPALDPTLFSVFGRSYDLAALLFIATAAVAGAPIFRNGYYSARNRSLDIDFLMSVGIVAAVAAHHPFEGAMLAVLFSIAELLERFSMDRARDSLRELMDLSPDTATVKRADGSEETIPAEELAIGDRVVVRPGEKIPADGTVVDGESAVDQSPITGESVPADKTEGDEVFAGTIAESGYLEITVESEAGDSTIDRIVRLVEDAEREQTKREQFVDRFASVYTPIVVVLAIAVAAGPPLLVDASWNTWFLRGLTLLVIACPCAFVISTPVSVVSGITSAARNGVLIKGGRHLEAVAESDTLAVDKTGTLTTGDLSVTDVVPLEGADEDDVLRRASAAERRSEHPIGRAIVGYAAERGLDADDADVSGFDALTGKGVRADIDGETHYVGKPALFEGLADLEHVHATTDGGTVLESADTDSRPDCERDGCLDVLSEVIPTLEAEGKTVVVVGTEDGPLGVIGVADRVRPEAKWAVSSLQDAGVRVVMLTGDNEGTARAIAEQVGIDEYHAELLPDEKLEWIKRLEGEGDEDDNGGHVAMIGDGINDAPALATASVGIAMGAAGTDTALETADVALMGDDLTRLPYLYRLSNTANGVIRQNIWASLAVKAILAIGTPFGYVTIIHAVVVGDMGMSLGVTGNAMRLANIEPETPGELEEGTDEL